The following proteins are co-located in the Desulfobacterales bacterium genome:
- a CDS encoding YraN family protein: MLNRRQKLGQTGEAMAERHLRKNGYQILERNYRNKLGEIDLIAKDDGTLVFVEVKTRRSDTYGSPRLAITPQKQKKLSITALAYLKQTRQLNSKARFDVVLINTAVNPPEIETIQNAFWLCYD; the protein is encoded by the coding sequence ATGTTAAACCGCAGACAAAAACTGGGCCAAACCGGGGAAGCGATGGCCGAGCGGCATCTCAGGAAAAACGGATATCAGATCCTTGAGCGCAATTACCGGAACAAGCTGGGCGAAATCGATTTAATCGCAAAGGATGACGGCACCCTGGTTTTTGTCGAAGTAAAGACAAGGCGTTCGGATACCTACGGCAGCCCGCGGCTGGCCATAACGCCCCAAAAACAGAAAAAACTCTCCATCACCGCGCTCGCCTATCTTAAACAGACCCGGCAGCTCAACTCTAAGGCCCGGTTTGATGTGGTTTTGATCAATACCGCCGTCAATCCGCCGGAAATCGAAACCATTCAGAACGCCTTCTGGCTCTGTTATGACTGA
- a CDS encoding 4'-phosphopantetheinyl transferase superfamily protein, with translation MKTPRLYPVIRPVPTAGRNLSGKAQVDFLRGYARQAVAHSAKLHGLSIRSFDTDPSGAPIPVDGIYWSLSHKPDYVAGVAAKHPTGIDVEKIRPVENRLFDRVINASERKLLDADPNFLFFRFWTAKEVVLKRMGVGLAGLSKCRVRRIIDDSQLVVDYQADSFTVTQTFFDNHIAAVLKTAQDTIEWHLN, from the coding sequence GTGAAAACCCCCCGGCTTTATCCAGTGATCCGTCCGGTCCCCACCGCCGGCCGAAATCTTTCCGGAAAAGCACAGGTGGACTTTTTAAGAGGATATGCCCGGCAGGCGGTGGCCCATTCAGCCAAATTGCACGGCTTATCCATTCGATCATTTGACACAGACCCAAGCGGTGCTCCGATACCTGTTGACGGTATCTACTGGTCGCTCAGCCATAAACCCGACTATGTCGCCGGTGTTGCCGCCAAACACCCCACAGGAATTGATGTTGAGAAAATCCGGCCGGTTGAAAACAGGCTGTTTGATCGGGTGATCAATGCATCCGAGCGAAAATTACTGGATGCGGACCCAAACTTCCTATTTTTCCGCTTCTGGACCGCCAAAGAGGTTGTTTTAAAACGGATGGGCGTGGGTCTTGCCGGTCTTTCCAAATGCCGGGTACGGCGGATCATCGATGACTCTCAGCTAGTTGTCGATTATCAGGCAGACAGTTTTACAGTGACCCAGACCTTTTTCGATAACCATATCGCCGCTGTTTTAAAGACGGCTCAGGATACCATCGAATGGCACCTAAATTGA
- a CDS encoding ribonuclease HII encodes MAPDQWMHEYQARQRGYNRIAGIDEVGRGPLAGPVVAAAVILPEALPDLGITDSKRLSAKKREAVYEAVYQQASAIGVGLVDAVEIDRINILQAAFTAMAMALYNLSPKPDFILVDGNQALPVDVPQETIIKGDQLSISIAAASIVAKVTRDRMMDVYDMDYPEYDFAANKGYPTQAHKSAIEAYGASPIHRMSFKGVAAFSSQ; translated from the coding sequence ATGGCGCCGGATCAATGGATGCATGAATATCAGGCCCGGCAGCGCGGTTACAATCGCATCGCCGGAATTGATGAAGTGGGCCGCGGGCCGCTGGCGGGTCCGGTGGTGGCGGCGGCTGTCATCCTGCCGGAAGCGCTGCCGGATTTGGGCATTACGGATTCCAAGCGGCTTTCCGCCAAAAAGCGGGAGGCCGTTTATGAGGCGGTTTATCAGCAAGCCAGCGCAATCGGCGTGGGGCTTGTGGATGCGGTTGAAATTGACCGGATCAATATCCTGCAGGCCGCTTTTACCGCCATGGCCATGGCGCTTTACAATCTCTCGCCGAAACCGGACTTCATTCTTGTCGACGGCAATCAGGCATTGCCGGTGGATGTGCCGCAGGAAACCATTATCAAGGGCGACCAGTTAAGCATCTCCATCGCGGCCGCCTCCATTGTCGCCAAAGTCACCCGTGACCGGATGATGGATGTCTATGACATGGATTATCCGGAGTATGATTTTGCCGCAAACAAGGGCTATCCCACCCAGGCCCATAAATCCGCCATCGAGGCATACGGGGCGTCGCCCATCCATCGCATGAGTTTTAAAGGGGTGGCCGCTTTCTCTTCTCAATAG
- a CDS encoding carboxypeptidase-like regulatory domain-containing protein, giving the protein MKKAISAALTAVFLFFGCSAFSPGVNSGDGNRVLFGNIYGTVTDGQTGNPVPDALIYVTDQPVRFVSEKTDGAVLSDQGWIRVPPPEPAIRRATSQPDGSYMVNRIPLNEKYGLYTLVIKAEGFDNTVIDQAPVLPGASMALNINCRLTRTGRAHLIRVFKGHENVDINYSDELKQPPQ; this is encoded by the coding sequence ATGAAAAAAGCCATAAGCGCTGCATTGACCGCCGTGTTCCTTTTTTTCGGATGCTCGGCATTTAGTCCGGGCGTAAACAGCGGGGACGGCAATAGGGTTTTGTTCGGAAATATTTACGGCACCGTTACAGACGGCCAAACCGGCAACCCTGTGCCCGATGCGCTGATTTATGTGACGGATCAGCCAGTGCGCTTTGTATCGGAAAAAACAGATGGCGCGGTGTTATCCGATCAGGGCTGGATTCGCGTGCCGCCGCCTGAACCCGCGATCCGCCGTGCCACCAGTCAGCCGGATGGCTCCTATATGGTCAACCGGATTCCGTTAAATGAAAAATATGGGCTGTATACGTTGGTGATAAAGGCAGAAGGCTTTGATAATACCGTCATTGATCAGGCGCCGGTGCTGCCCGGGGCCTCAATGGCCTTAAATATCAACTGCCGGCTGACGCGAACCGGTAGGGCCCATTTAATCCGGGTATTCAAGGGGCATGAAAATGTGGATATCAACTACAGCGATGAATTAAAACAGCCGCCGCAATAA
- the rsmI gene encoding 16S rRNA (cytidine(1402)-2'-O)-methyltransferase produces MTEHPTGTAPGIIYIVATPIGNLSDITLRALDVLKTVDLIAAEDTRHTRKLLSHYGISAKLISCNEHNERKRAEELVQRLTAGASVALLSDAGTPAVSDPGYRVLTAAIAANIRIVPIPGPSAAVAALSASGLASDTFLFVGFLPHKSAKRLARLKQLANVHATVIFYESPNRIIGLLQEVAAVWGNRPVVLAREMTKRYEEFIRGRVEDVKIDLESRSDIKGEITLLVSGQESAAEDFTEAVKEEIGAALRDGATGTARLSRDLAGRYGMPKNQVYEMILQMKSEMNEESGEKGDGANG; encoded by the coding sequence ATGACTGAGCACCCCACAGGTACCGCCCCGGGCATTATCTATATCGTGGCCACCCCCATCGGCAATCTGTCAGATATTACCCTGCGGGCACTGGACGTGCTAAAGACAGTGGATCTGATCGCCGCGGAGGATACCCGCCATACCCGGAAATTGCTGTCGCATTACGGAATCTCCGCAAAGCTCATCTCCTGCAATGAGCATAATGAGCGCAAACGGGCCGAGGAGCTTGTTCAAAGATTGACTGCCGGGGCCTCAGTGGCGCTTCTGTCTGATGCCGGCACACCGGCCGTATCCGACCCGGGCTATCGGGTGCTTACGGCCGCTATCGCGGCAAATATCCGGATTGTTCCCATCCCGGGCCCTTCGGCGGCTGTGGCCGCATTGAGCGCCTCAGGTCTTGCCTCTGACACCTTTCTGTTTGTGGGGTTTCTGCCGCACAAATCCGCGAAACGGCTTGCCCGGCTAAAACAGCTTGCGAATGTACATGCCACCGTTATATTCTATGAGTCCCCCAATCGGATTATTGGACTTTTGCAGGAGGTTGCGGCGGTTTGGGGCAATCGGCCGGTGGTTTTGGCCCGCGAGATGACCAAGCGTTATGAGGAGTTTATCCGGGGCCGGGTTGAGGATGTCAAGATCGATCTGGAGAGCCGCTCAGATATCAAGGGTGAAATTACTCTCCTGGTCTCCGGTCAGGAATCAGCGGCGGAAGATTTTACGGAGGCGGTCAAAGAGGAGATCGGTGCGGCCTTAAGAGACGGTGCCACGGGCACCGCCCGTCTTTCCCGGGACCTGGCCGGCCGTTACGGCATGCCCAAAAATCAGGTTTATGAAATGATCCTTCAAATGAAATCGGAAATGAACGAAGAAAGTGGCGAGAAAGGAGATGGAGCCAATGGATAA
- a CDS encoding acetate--CoA ligase family protein gives MDKLDAIFSPESVAVVGASSTPGKVGHDIFANVLRGEYKGTLYPVNPKARSILSVRCYPTVKDIPDPIDLAMLILPPKVALQAVDDCIDKGVRGIVIVSAGFKEVGGEGAQIEEQIAAKCQAAGVPLIGPNCLGVINPSLDVRLNASFSTRIPHKGNISFISQSGALCTAVLDFAADRGFGFSKFVSIGNKADVEELDLLKYYHKDPETHVIMVYMEELRMRENFIEEVKEITSGDRPTPILVIKSGKTAAGAKAAASHTGSLAGTEAVYNAIFNQAGIIRVDTVDDLFDYAEAFSARRMPTGNRVAIITNAGGPGIIATDMTEVSGLSLAKFSQKTDEALRQHLPPTANFNNPVDVIGDASKDRYEHALEAVIKDNGVDGVLMILTPQSMTDAIGTAEAIVNAYQKTKKPIVCSFMGVVDVSAGVKHLQEHHVPVYRFPENAARAMGKLYEATRWLKRRILPPYDIDFDSKKAREIVDDCLTSGKAILGEYDGAPLLECYGFKTCSMKLAQTAREAGQVADDMGYPVVLKVFSQQILHKSDAGGVKVNLKTKEAVQNGFTEILENAMTYAPDAEIDGVLVQKMAPPGEEVILGVNRYPGFGHLIMFGFGGIYVELFKNVVFRLAPIGRNNARRMIRSIKGYELLTGFRGKPQADIEEIERLLVGLSQLVTDNPEIKELDINPLFVHEEGAGATVADIIITLEPDES, from the coding sequence ATGGATAAGCTGGATGCCATATTTTCACCCGAATCGGTCGCCGTGGTGGGCGCCTCGTCAACCCCCGGCAAAGTGGGGCATGACATTTTTGCCAATGTGCTGCGCGGCGAGTATAAAGGAACCCTGTATCCGGTCAACCCCAAGGCGCGCTCCATTTTAAGCGTTCGCTGCTATCCCACGGTCAAGGATATTCCGGACCCCATTGATCTGGCCATGCTTATTCTACCCCCGAAAGTTGCGCTTCAGGCGGTGGATGACTGTATTGATAAGGGGGTTCGCGGGATTGTAATCGTCTCCGCCGGCTTCAAGGAAGTCGGCGGTGAAGGCGCTCAGATTGAGGAGCAAATTGCAGCCAAATGCCAGGCCGCCGGGGTGCCCCTCATCGGCCCCAACTGCCTGGGTGTTATCAATCCCAGCCTGGATGTCCGTTTGAATGCCAGCTTCTCCACCCGGATTCCGCATAAGGGCAATATTTCTTTTATCTCCCAGAGCGGCGCGCTTTGCACCGCGGTGCTTGATTTTGCCGCGGACCGGGGCTTCGGGTTTTCAAAGTTTGTCTCCATCGGAAACAAGGCGGATGTGGAGGAACTCGACCTCTTGAAATACTATCACAAGGATCCTGAGACCCATGTGATCATGGTCTATATGGAAGAGCTCCGCATGCGGGAGAATTTCATCGAAGAGGTAAAGGAAATTACCTCCGGCGACCGGCCCACGCCCATTCTGGTGATCAAATCCGGCAAGACCGCGGCCGGCGCCAAGGCGGCGGCATCGCACACCGGGTCCTTAGCCGGCACAGAGGCCGTATATAATGCCATTTTTAATCAGGCAGGGATCATCCGGGTAGACACTGTGGATGATCTGTTCGATTATGCCGAGGCTTTTTCCGCCCGGCGGATGCCCACCGGCAATCGGGTGGCCATTATCACCAATGCAGGCGGTCCGGGAATCATTGCAACGGATATGACCGAGGTGTCCGGACTCAGCCTGGCAAAGTTTTCCCAAAAAACCGATGAGGCCCTGCGCCAGCATCTGCCGCCCACGGCCAATTTCAATAACCCGGTGGATGTGATTGGGGATGCCTCCAAAGACCGGTACGAGCATGCCCTGGAGGCGGTGATTAAAGACAATGGGGTGGACGGGGTGCTCATGATTTTAACGCCCCAGTCCATGACCGATGCCATCGGCACCGCAGAAGCCATCGTGAATGCCTATCAGAAGACTAAGAAGCCGATTGTCTGCAGTTTCATGGGCGTCGTGGACGTATCGGCCGGCGTCAAGCATTTGCAGGAGCACCATGTGCCCGTCTACCGCTTTCCGGAAAATGCGGCCCGGGCCATGGGAAAACTCTATGAGGCCACGCGCTGGCTGAAGCGCCGGATTCTGCCGCCCTATGATATCGACTTTGATTCGAAAAAGGCGCGCGAGATTGTGGATGATTGCCTGACATCCGGCAAAGCCATACTCGGCGAATATGACGGTGCCCCGCTTTTGGAATGCTATGGTTTTAAGACATGTTCCATGAAGCTTGCCCAGACGGCCAGGGAGGCCGGCCAGGTTGCGGATGACATGGGATATCCGGTGGTGCTCAAGGTGTTTTCCCAGCAGATTCTCCATAAATCCGATGCCGGCGGGGTCAAGGTGAATCTTAAAACAAAGGAAGCGGTGCAGAACGGGTTTACCGAAATTCTTGAAAACGCCATGACCTATGCCCCGGATGCGGAAATTGACGGGGTGCTGGTTCAGAAAATGGCGCCTCCCGGCGAGGAGGTGATCCTTGGCGTGAACCGGTATCCGGGCTTCGGTCATCTTATCATGTTCGGCTTCGGCGGGATTTATGTTGAGCTTTTCAAAAACGTGGTCTTTCGGCTGGCGCCCATCGGCCGGAACAATGCCCGCCGTATGATCCGCAGCATCAAGGGCTATGAGTTGCTGACCGGCTTTCGCGGAAAACCCCAGGCGGATATCGAGGAGATCGAACGGCTGCTGGTGGGATTGTCCCAGCTCGTGACCGATAACCCCGAGATCAAGGAGCTCGATATCAACCCGCTGTTTGTCCATGAAGAGGGGGCCGGCGCCACCGTGGCAGACATTATCATTACCCTGGAGCCCGATGAGTCATAG